The Primulina tabacum isolate GXHZ01 chromosome 7, ASM2559414v2, whole genome shotgun sequence genome includes a window with the following:
- the LOC142551319 gene encoding protein tesmin/TSO1-like CXC 2 isoform X3, producing the protein MDTPERSKNCYTKYEESPIFDFLNSLSPIKPVKSIHMTQTINPFTFTSLPSIFTSPRVGSLSRSRFLRWRQLSDSSKFEFSSDDGSTVLTNRMAENTSEKLGEQEENPDSRLFLGEIDDDPSYDISKIGAEFAHGFYYKGSSPRCDVKVEQMEECSTNSPTLFPFIQKPSRMDLCENEANLEGICQTDQNKEVISCGWENLIFDDPHLLKFESPNHKLLHNKPTDLGAMFREGSEAENMATLPDEEIEVLEITEPHDIFTLSRNDSNEKKDNEQISVSYHGMRRRCLIFGTSESQMNHLDDNDGSDSSMLQQSAGSTFLSDQHLVSINMENESSGCVLRNTGLHLNGLAAAHKDYKIDLNEASNSRRVLIGSCLSVNFNSSVADQEFQTYTSDFASLKRESNTFENVVLPMEDDGQVSGYMAAEEINQNSPKRKRSERPGDGEACKRCNCKKSKCLKLYCECFAAGIFCMEPCACIDCFNKPVHTDTVLATRKQIETRNPLAFAPKVIKASNSLPESWEELSKNPASARHKRGCNCKKSGCLKKYCECYQGGVGCSINCRCERCKNTFGMKDGPCLSTMEADSEEDETNLIEKSVLGRSLQKTELEQNLGYTPPTSLQAVRQSVQLPYLSNKKTPASSFPYNSSSSSFYASQILRRPNFFQIPSRLDKRLQMVREDDIPEFLQEGSSSIPCIKSVSPNRKRVLSPHSVHLQSSHGFRSSRKLVLQSIPSFPCLTSNQ; encoded by the exons ATGGACACTCCAGAGAGGAGTAAGAATTGCTATACCAAATATGAG GAGTCTCCCATTTTCGATTTTCTCAACAGTCTTTCGCCTATCAAGCCAGTTAAGTCCATACATATGACTCAGACGATCAATCCGTTTACTTTTACGTCTCTTCCGTCCATTTTTACTTCCCCTCGTGTTGGTTCACTCTCGAGATCTAGATTTCTTCGATG GCGTCAGCTTTCAGATTCATCAAAGTTTGAGTTTTCTTCTGATGATGGGAGCACGGTGCTAACAAACAGGATGGCTGAGAATACTTCTGAGAAATTGGGCGAACAAGAAGAAAATCCGGATTCCAGGCTATTTCTTGGTGAAATTGATGATGATCCATCTTATGATATATCAAAGATTGGTGCAGAATTTGCACATGGTTTTTATTATAAGGGCAGCAGTCCTAGGTGTGATGTTAAAGTCGAACAAATGGAAGAGTGCTCTACAAATTCACCAACACTTTTCCCATTCATACAGAAGCCTTCTCGAATGGATTTATGTGAAAATGAAGCGAATCTTGAGGGGATATGCCAAACAGATCAAAATAAAGAAGTCATATCTTGTGGTTGGGAGAATCTGATATTTGATGATCCCcatcttttaaaatttgaatcaccAAACCATAAATTGTTACACAATAAACCAACTGATCTAGGAGCAATGTTCAGAGAAGGAAGTGAAGCAGAGAATATGGCTACTCTGCCTGATGAAGAAATTGAGGTTTTGGAAATAACTGAGCCCcatgatatatttactttatCGAGGAACGATTCGAATGAAAAGAAGGATAACGAG CAGATTTCCGTTTCTTACCATGGAATGAGAAGACGCTGTCTCATTTTTGGGACCTCAGAAAGCCAAATGAACCATTTGGACGACAATGATGGTTCTGATTCTTCCATGTTGCAACAATCAGCTGGCAGTACTTTCTTAAGTGACCAGCATTTGGTATCAATTAATATGGAAAACGAGTCTTCAGGGTGTGTTTTACGTAACACGGGCCTGCACCTAAATGGTCTTGCAGCAGCTCACAAGGACTACAAAATTGACCTGAATGAAGCTTCTAATTCTCGGAGAGTACTGATTGGATCTTGCTTATCAGTCAATTTTAATTCCTCGGTTGCTGATCAAGAATTTCAAACTTATACATCGGATTTTGCCTCGTTGAAACGGGAAAGTAATACTTTCGAAAATGTTGTTTTGCCTATGGAAGATGATGGCCAGGTATCTGGATATATGGCAGCTGAAGAGATCAATCAAAATAGTCCAAAGAGGAAAAG GTCGGAGAGACCTGGAGATGGTGAAGCCTGCAAAAGATGTAACTGCAAGAAGTCAAAATGCTTAAAACT GTACTGTGAATGCTTTGCCGCTGGCATTTTCTGCATGGAGCCATGTGCATGTATAGATTGCTTCAACAAACCTGTCCATACAGACACTGTCCTTGCAACCCGAAAGCAGATTGAAACAAGAAACCCCCTTGCTTTTGCTCCCAAGGTGATCAAGGCCTCGAATTCCCTGCCCGAATCATGg GAAGAGCTGAGCAAAAATCCTGCTTCAGCCAGACATAAAAGAGGATGCAACTGCAAAAAATCAGGTTGCCTCAAGAAATATTGTGAATGCTATCAG GGTGGGGTTGGATGCTCCATTAATTGCAGATGTGAACGTTGTAAAAACACGTTTGGTATGAAGGACG GACCTTGTTTATCAACCATGGAAGCTGATTCTGAAGAAGATGAAACAAACCTCATCGAGAAAAGTGTGCTCGGCAGAAGTCTGCAGAAGACCGAACTCGAGCAAAACTTGGGTTACACACCTCCAACGTCTTTACAGGCCGTAAG GCAATCAGTTCAACTTCCATATTTATCAAACAAGAAAACACCTGCATCATCTTTCCCTTATAACAGCTCCTCATCTAGCTTTTACGCCAGTCAAATACTGCGGAGACCAAACTTCTTTCAAATTCCATCACGCTTAGATAAGCGACTTCAAATGGTTAGAGAAGATGACATTCCCGAGTTTCTTCAAGAAGGATCATCGTCTATTCCTTGTATCAAATCAGTATCTCCCAACCGGAAGAGAGTTTTGTCTCCTCACAGTGTACACCTGCAGTCTTCTCATGGTTTCAGGAGTAGTCGAAAGCTGGTCCTTCAGTCCATTCCTTCGTTCCCTTGTCTCACCTCTAATCAGTGA
- the LOC142551319 gene encoding protein tesmin/TSO1-like CXC 2 isoform X2: MDTPERSKNCYTKYEESPIFDFLNSLSPIKPVKSIHMTQTINPFTFTSLPSIFTSPRVGSLSRSRFLRWRQLSDSSKFEFSSDDGSTVLTNRMAENTSEKLGEQEENPDSRLFLGEIDDDPSYDISKIGAEFAHGFYYKGSSPRCDVKVEQMEECSTNSPTLFPFIQKPSRMDLCENEANLEGICQTDQNKEVISCGWENLIFDDPHLLKFESPNHKLLHNKPTDLGAMFREGSEAENMATLPDEEIEVLEITEPHDIFTLSRNDSNEKKDNEISVSYHGMRRRCLIFGTSESQMNHLDDNDGSDSSMLQQSAGSTFLSDQHLVSINMENESSGCVLRNTGLHLNGLAAAHKDYKIDLNEASNSRRVLIGSCLSVNFNSSVADQEFQTYTSDFASLKRESNTFENVVLPMEDDGQVSGYMAAEEINQNSPKRKRCRSERPGDGEACKRCNCKKSKCLKLYCECFAAGIFCMEPCACIDCFNKPVHTDTVLATRKQIETRNPLAFAPKVIKASNSLPESWEELSKNPASARHKRGCNCKKSGCLKKYCECYQGGVGCSINCRCERCKNTFGMKDGPCLSTMEADSEEDETNLIEKSVLGRSLQKTELEQNLGYTPPTSLQAVRQSVQLPYLSNKKTPASSFPYNSSSSSFYASQILRRPNFFQIPSRLDKRLQMVREDDIPEFLQEGSSSIPCIKSVSPNRKRVLSPHSVHLQSSHGFRSSRKLVLQSIPSFPCLTSNQ; the protein is encoded by the exons ATGGACACTCCAGAGAGGAGTAAGAATTGCTATACCAAATATGAG GAGTCTCCCATTTTCGATTTTCTCAACAGTCTTTCGCCTATCAAGCCAGTTAAGTCCATACATATGACTCAGACGATCAATCCGTTTACTTTTACGTCTCTTCCGTCCATTTTTACTTCCCCTCGTGTTGGTTCACTCTCGAGATCTAGATTTCTTCGATG GCGTCAGCTTTCAGATTCATCAAAGTTTGAGTTTTCTTCTGATGATGGGAGCACGGTGCTAACAAACAGGATGGCTGAGAATACTTCTGAGAAATTGGGCGAACAAGAAGAAAATCCGGATTCCAGGCTATTTCTTGGTGAAATTGATGATGATCCATCTTATGATATATCAAAGATTGGTGCAGAATTTGCACATGGTTTTTATTATAAGGGCAGCAGTCCTAGGTGTGATGTTAAAGTCGAACAAATGGAAGAGTGCTCTACAAATTCACCAACACTTTTCCCATTCATACAGAAGCCTTCTCGAATGGATTTATGTGAAAATGAAGCGAATCTTGAGGGGATATGCCAAACAGATCAAAATAAAGAAGTCATATCTTGTGGTTGGGAGAATCTGATATTTGATGATCCCcatcttttaaaatttgaatcaccAAACCATAAATTGTTACACAATAAACCAACTGATCTAGGAGCAATGTTCAGAGAAGGAAGTGAAGCAGAGAATATGGCTACTCTGCCTGATGAAGAAATTGAGGTTTTGGAAATAACTGAGCCCcatgatatatttactttatCGAGGAACGATTCGAATGAAAAGAAGGATAACGAG ATTTCCGTTTCTTACCATGGAATGAGAAGACGCTGTCTCATTTTTGGGACCTCAGAAAGCCAAATGAACCATTTGGACGACAATGATGGTTCTGATTCTTCCATGTTGCAACAATCAGCTGGCAGTACTTTCTTAAGTGACCAGCATTTGGTATCAATTAATATGGAAAACGAGTCTTCAGGGTGTGTTTTACGTAACACGGGCCTGCACCTAAATGGTCTTGCAGCAGCTCACAAGGACTACAAAATTGACCTGAATGAAGCTTCTAATTCTCGGAGAGTACTGATTGGATCTTGCTTATCAGTCAATTTTAATTCCTCGGTTGCTGATCAAGAATTTCAAACTTATACATCGGATTTTGCCTCGTTGAAACGGGAAAGTAATACTTTCGAAAATGTTGTTTTGCCTATGGAAGATGATGGCCAGGTATCTGGATATATGGCAGCTGAAGAGATCAATCAAAATAGTCCAAAGAGGAAAAG GTGTAGGTCGGAGAGACCTGGAGATGGTGAAGCCTGCAAAAGATGTAACTGCAAGAAGTCAAAATGCTTAAAACT GTACTGTGAATGCTTTGCCGCTGGCATTTTCTGCATGGAGCCATGTGCATGTATAGATTGCTTCAACAAACCTGTCCATACAGACACTGTCCTTGCAACCCGAAAGCAGATTGAAACAAGAAACCCCCTTGCTTTTGCTCCCAAGGTGATCAAGGCCTCGAATTCCCTGCCCGAATCATGg GAAGAGCTGAGCAAAAATCCTGCTTCAGCCAGACATAAAAGAGGATGCAACTGCAAAAAATCAGGTTGCCTCAAGAAATATTGTGAATGCTATCAG GGTGGGGTTGGATGCTCCATTAATTGCAGATGTGAACGTTGTAAAAACACGTTTGGTATGAAGGACG GACCTTGTTTATCAACCATGGAAGCTGATTCTGAAGAAGATGAAACAAACCTCATCGAGAAAAGTGTGCTCGGCAGAAGTCTGCAGAAGACCGAACTCGAGCAAAACTTGGGTTACACACCTCCAACGTCTTTACAGGCCGTAAG GCAATCAGTTCAACTTCCATATTTATCAAACAAGAAAACACCTGCATCATCTTTCCCTTATAACAGCTCCTCATCTAGCTTTTACGCCAGTCAAATACTGCGGAGACCAAACTTCTTTCAAATTCCATCACGCTTAGATAAGCGACTTCAAATGGTTAGAGAAGATGACATTCCCGAGTTTCTTCAAGAAGGATCATCGTCTATTCCTTGTATCAAATCAGTATCTCCCAACCGGAAGAGAGTTTTGTCTCCTCACAGTGTACACCTGCAGTCTTCTCATGGTTTCAGGAGTAGTCGAAAGCTGGTCCTTCAGTCCATTCCTTCGTTCCCTTGTCTCACCTCTAATCAGTGA
- the LOC142551319 gene encoding protein tesmin/TSO1-like CXC 2 isoform X4, translating into MDTPERSKNCYTKYEESPIFDFLNSLSPIKPVKSIHMTQTINPFTFTSLPSIFTSPRVGSLSRSRFLRWRQLSDSSKFEFSSDDGSTVLTNRMAENTSEKLGEQEENPDSRLFLGEIDDDPSYDISKIGAEFAHGFYYKGSSPRCDVKVEQMEECSTNSPTLFPFIQKPSRMDLCENEANLEGICQTDQNKEVISCGWENLIFDDPHLLKFESPNHKLLHNKPTDLGAMFREGSEAENMATLPDEEIEVLEITEPHDIFTLSRNDSNEKKDNEQISVSYHGMRRRCLIFGTSESQMNHLDDNDGSDSSMLQQSAGSTFLSDQHLVSINMENESSGCVLRNTGLHLNGLAAAHKDYKIDLNEASNSRRVLIGSCLSVNFNSSVADQEFQTYTSDFASLKRESNTFENVVLPMEDDGQVSGYMAAEEINQNSPKRKRCRSERPGDGEACKRCNCKKSKCLKLYCECFAAGIFCMEPCACIDCFNKPVHTDTVLATRKQIETRNPLAFAPKVIKASNSLPESWEELSKNPASARHKRGCNCKKSGCLKKYCECYQGGVGCSINCRCERCKNTFGMKDGPCLSTMEADSEEDETNLIEKSVLGRSLQKTELEQNLGYTPPTSLQAVSSSSSFYASQILRRPNFFQIPSRLDKRLQMVREDDIPEFLQEGSSSIPCIKSVSPNRKRVLSPHSVHLQSSHGFRSSRKLVLQSIPSFPCLTSNQ; encoded by the exons ATGGACACTCCAGAGAGGAGTAAGAATTGCTATACCAAATATGAG GAGTCTCCCATTTTCGATTTTCTCAACAGTCTTTCGCCTATCAAGCCAGTTAAGTCCATACATATGACTCAGACGATCAATCCGTTTACTTTTACGTCTCTTCCGTCCATTTTTACTTCCCCTCGTGTTGGTTCACTCTCGAGATCTAGATTTCTTCGATG GCGTCAGCTTTCAGATTCATCAAAGTTTGAGTTTTCTTCTGATGATGGGAGCACGGTGCTAACAAACAGGATGGCTGAGAATACTTCTGAGAAATTGGGCGAACAAGAAGAAAATCCGGATTCCAGGCTATTTCTTGGTGAAATTGATGATGATCCATCTTATGATATATCAAAGATTGGTGCAGAATTTGCACATGGTTTTTATTATAAGGGCAGCAGTCCTAGGTGTGATGTTAAAGTCGAACAAATGGAAGAGTGCTCTACAAATTCACCAACACTTTTCCCATTCATACAGAAGCCTTCTCGAATGGATTTATGTGAAAATGAAGCGAATCTTGAGGGGATATGCCAAACAGATCAAAATAAAGAAGTCATATCTTGTGGTTGGGAGAATCTGATATTTGATGATCCCcatcttttaaaatttgaatcaccAAACCATAAATTGTTACACAATAAACCAACTGATCTAGGAGCAATGTTCAGAGAAGGAAGTGAAGCAGAGAATATGGCTACTCTGCCTGATGAAGAAATTGAGGTTTTGGAAATAACTGAGCCCcatgatatatttactttatCGAGGAACGATTCGAATGAAAAGAAGGATAACGAG CAGATTTCCGTTTCTTACCATGGAATGAGAAGACGCTGTCTCATTTTTGGGACCTCAGAAAGCCAAATGAACCATTTGGACGACAATGATGGTTCTGATTCTTCCATGTTGCAACAATCAGCTGGCAGTACTTTCTTAAGTGACCAGCATTTGGTATCAATTAATATGGAAAACGAGTCTTCAGGGTGTGTTTTACGTAACACGGGCCTGCACCTAAATGGTCTTGCAGCAGCTCACAAGGACTACAAAATTGACCTGAATGAAGCTTCTAATTCTCGGAGAGTACTGATTGGATCTTGCTTATCAGTCAATTTTAATTCCTCGGTTGCTGATCAAGAATTTCAAACTTATACATCGGATTTTGCCTCGTTGAAACGGGAAAGTAATACTTTCGAAAATGTTGTTTTGCCTATGGAAGATGATGGCCAGGTATCTGGATATATGGCAGCTGAAGAGATCAATCAAAATAGTCCAAAGAGGAAAAG GTGTAGGTCGGAGAGACCTGGAGATGGTGAAGCCTGCAAAAGATGTAACTGCAAGAAGTCAAAATGCTTAAAACT GTACTGTGAATGCTTTGCCGCTGGCATTTTCTGCATGGAGCCATGTGCATGTATAGATTGCTTCAACAAACCTGTCCATACAGACACTGTCCTTGCAACCCGAAAGCAGATTGAAACAAGAAACCCCCTTGCTTTTGCTCCCAAGGTGATCAAGGCCTCGAATTCCCTGCCCGAATCATGg GAAGAGCTGAGCAAAAATCCTGCTTCAGCCAGACATAAAAGAGGATGCAACTGCAAAAAATCAGGTTGCCTCAAGAAATATTGTGAATGCTATCAG GGTGGGGTTGGATGCTCCATTAATTGCAGATGTGAACGTTGTAAAAACACGTTTGGTATGAAGGACG GACCTTGTTTATCAACCATGGAAGCTGATTCTGAAGAAGATGAAACAAACCTCATCGAGAAAAGTGTGCTCGGCAGAAGTCTGCAGAAGACCGAACTCGAGCAAAACTTGGGTTACACACCTCCAACGTCTTTACAGGCCGTAAG CTCCTCATCTAGCTTTTACGCCAGTCAAATACTGCGGAGACCAAACTTCTTTCAAATTCCATCACGCTTAGATAAGCGACTTCAAATGGTTAGAGAAGATGACATTCCCGAGTTTCTTCAAGAAGGATCATCGTCTATTCCTTGTATCAAATCAGTATCTCCCAACCGGAAGAGAGTTTTGTCTCCTCACAGTGTACACCTGCAGTCTTCTCATGGTTTCAGGAGTAGTCGAAAGCTGGTCCTTCAGTCCATTCCTTCGTTCCCTTGTCTCACCTCTAATCAGTGA
- the LOC142551319 gene encoding protein tesmin/TSO1-like CXC 2 isoform X1, which yields MDTPERSKNCYTKYEESPIFDFLNSLSPIKPVKSIHMTQTINPFTFTSLPSIFTSPRVGSLSRSRFLRWRQLSDSSKFEFSSDDGSTVLTNRMAENTSEKLGEQEENPDSRLFLGEIDDDPSYDISKIGAEFAHGFYYKGSSPRCDVKVEQMEECSTNSPTLFPFIQKPSRMDLCENEANLEGICQTDQNKEVISCGWENLIFDDPHLLKFESPNHKLLHNKPTDLGAMFREGSEAENMATLPDEEIEVLEITEPHDIFTLSRNDSNEKKDNEQISVSYHGMRRRCLIFGTSESQMNHLDDNDGSDSSMLQQSAGSTFLSDQHLVSINMENESSGCVLRNTGLHLNGLAAAHKDYKIDLNEASNSRRVLIGSCLSVNFNSSVADQEFQTYTSDFASLKRESNTFENVVLPMEDDGQVSGYMAAEEINQNSPKRKRCRSERPGDGEACKRCNCKKSKCLKLYCECFAAGIFCMEPCACIDCFNKPVHTDTVLATRKQIETRNPLAFAPKVIKASNSLPESWEELSKNPASARHKRGCNCKKSGCLKKYCECYQGGVGCSINCRCERCKNTFGMKDGPCLSTMEADSEEDETNLIEKSVLGRSLQKTELEQNLGYTPPTSLQAVRQSVQLPYLSNKKTPASSFPYNSSSSSFYASQILRRPNFFQIPSRLDKRLQMVREDDIPEFLQEGSSSIPCIKSVSPNRKRVLSPHSVHLQSSHGFRSSRKLVLQSIPSFPCLTSNQ from the exons ATGGACACTCCAGAGAGGAGTAAGAATTGCTATACCAAATATGAG GAGTCTCCCATTTTCGATTTTCTCAACAGTCTTTCGCCTATCAAGCCAGTTAAGTCCATACATATGACTCAGACGATCAATCCGTTTACTTTTACGTCTCTTCCGTCCATTTTTACTTCCCCTCGTGTTGGTTCACTCTCGAGATCTAGATTTCTTCGATG GCGTCAGCTTTCAGATTCATCAAAGTTTGAGTTTTCTTCTGATGATGGGAGCACGGTGCTAACAAACAGGATGGCTGAGAATACTTCTGAGAAATTGGGCGAACAAGAAGAAAATCCGGATTCCAGGCTATTTCTTGGTGAAATTGATGATGATCCATCTTATGATATATCAAAGATTGGTGCAGAATTTGCACATGGTTTTTATTATAAGGGCAGCAGTCCTAGGTGTGATGTTAAAGTCGAACAAATGGAAGAGTGCTCTACAAATTCACCAACACTTTTCCCATTCATACAGAAGCCTTCTCGAATGGATTTATGTGAAAATGAAGCGAATCTTGAGGGGATATGCCAAACAGATCAAAATAAAGAAGTCATATCTTGTGGTTGGGAGAATCTGATATTTGATGATCCCcatcttttaaaatttgaatcaccAAACCATAAATTGTTACACAATAAACCAACTGATCTAGGAGCAATGTTCAGAGAAGGAAGTGAAGCAGAGAATATGGCTACTCTGCCTGATGAAGAAATTGAGGTTTTGGAAATAACTGAGCCCcatgatatatttactttatCGAGGAACGATTCGAATGAAAAGAAGGATAACGAG CAGATTTCCGTTTCTTACCATGGAATGAGAAGACGCTGTCTCATTTTTGGGACCTCAGAAAGCCAAATGAACCATTTGGACGACAATGATGGTTCTGATTCTTCCATGTTGCAACAATCAGCTGGCAGTACTTTCTTAAGTGACCAGCATTTGGTATCAATTAATATGGAAAACGAGTCTTCAGGGTGTGTTTTACGTAACACGGGCCTGCACCTAAATGGTCTTGCAGCAGCTCACAAGGACTACAAAATTGACCTGAATGAAGCTTCTAATTCTCGGAGAGTACTGATTGGATCTTGCTTATCAGTCAATTTTAATTCCTCGGTTGCTGATCAAGAATTTCAAACTTATACATCGGATTTTGCCTCGTTGAAACGGGAAAGTAATACTTTCGAAAATGTTGTTTTGCCTATGGAAGATGATGGCCAGGTATCTGGATATATGGCAGCTGAAGAGATCAATCAAAATAGTCCAAAGAGGAAAAG GTGTAGGTCGGAGAGACCTGGAGATGGTGAAGCCTGCAAAAGATGTAACTGCAAGAAGTCAAAATGCTTAAAACT GTACTGTGAATGCTTTGCCGCTGGCATTTTCTGCATGGAGCCATGTGCATGTATAGATTGCTTCAACAAACCTGTCCATACAGACACTGTCCTTGCAACCCGAAAGCAGATTGAAACAAGAAACCCCCTTGCTTTTGCTCCCAAGGTGATCAAGGCCTCGAATTCCCTGCCCGAATCATGg GAAGAGCTGAGCAAAAATCCTGCTTCAGCCAGACATAAAAGAGGATGCAACTGCAAAAAATCAGGTTGCCTCAAGAAATATTGTGAATGCTATCAG GGTGGGGTTGGATGCTCCATTAATTGCAGATGTGAACGTTGTAAAAACACGTTTGGTATGAAGGACG GACCTTGTTTATCAACCATGGAAGCTGATTCTGAAGAAGATGAAACAAACCTCATCGAGAAAAGTGTGCTCGGCAGAAGTCTGCAGAAGACCGAACTCGAGCAAAACTTGGGTTACACACCTCCAACGTCTTTACAGGCCGTAAG GCAATCAGTTCAACTTCCATATTTATCAAACAAGAAAACACCTGCATCATCTTTCCCTTATAACAGCTCCTCATCTAGCTTTTACGCCAGTCAAATACTGCGGAGACCAAACTTCTTTCAAATTCCATCACGCTTAGATAAGCGACTTCAAATGGTTAGAGAAGATGACATTCCCGAGTTTCTTCAAGAAGGATCATCGTCTATTCCTTGTATCAAATCAGTATCTCCCAACCGGAAGAGAGTTTTGTCTCCTCACAGTGTACACCTGCAGTCTTCTCATGGTTTCAGGAGTAGTCGAAAGCTGGTCCTTCAGTCCATTCCTTCGTTCCCTTGTCTCACCTCTAATCAGTGA